From the genome of Candidatus Hydrogenedentota bacterium, one region includes:
- a CDS encoding transposase, protein MKKFARKLKERLHGIFSHSQYPFNTSILEGINNKIKIIKRMAYGFRDDEYFFLRIRQALPGK, encoded by the coding sequence TTGAAGAAATTCGCAAGGAAGCTCAAGGAACGGCTACACGGAATATTCTCCCACTCTCAATACCCGTTCAATACAAGCATTCTTGAAGGCATCAACAACAAAATCAAAATTATCAAGAGGATGGCCTACGGATTCAGGGATGACGAGTATTTCTTCCTAAGAATACGTCAGGCCCTTCCCGGAAAATGA
- a CDS encoding RluA family pseudouridine synthase, whose product MEEPKKKKKGGKHQPKGLLILHEDRDILVVDKAPGLLTMGTDREKEDTAYFRITDYVKKGNPKAPQRVYIVHRLDREVSGILVFAKTPEAKNALQSDWENSEKRYYALVHGIPREPEGTFSSYLIENGVHSVHATADTKKGKLSYTAYTLLGSAHGVSLLEINLLTGRKHQIRVHLADNGLPIVGDKKYGKQKSPAKRLALHAKSIRFNHPYTGKPCFFETRIPHMFSHYLKKE is encoded by the coding sequence ATGGAAGAACCCAAAAAGAAAAAGAAGGGTGGAAAGCACCAGCCGAAAGGTTTGCTGATCCTCCATGAGGACCGGGATATCCTGGTGGTGGACAAGGCACCGGGCCTTCTGACGATGGGTACGGACCGGGAGAAGGAGGATACGGCGTATTTCCGGATTACGGACTATGTAAAAAAGGGCAACCCGAAGGCGCCCCAGCGGGTCTATATTGTGCACCGGCTGGATCGCGAGGTTTCGGGTATTCTGGTATTTGCCAAGACGCCGGAGGCGAAGAACGCCTTGCAGTCGGATTGGGAAAACTCGGAGAAGCGCTACTACGCCCTGGTCCATGGGATTCCCCGTGAGCCGGAGGGGACTTTCAGCTCCTACCTCATCGAGAATGGCGTCCACAGTGTGCATGCGACGGCGGATACGAAGAAGGGGAAGCTCTCCTACACGGCCTACACGCTTCTGGGCTCCGCCCACGGCGTTTCCCTGCTGGAGATCAACCTGTTGACGGGCCGGAAGCACCAGATCCGCGTTCACCTGGCCGATAATGGCCTCCCGATCGTGGGCGACAAAAAGTATGGCAAGCAGAAATCACCGGCGAAGCGCCTGGCGCTCCACGCGAAGTCGATCCGCTTCAACCACCCCTACACCGGGAAGCCCTGCTTCTTCGAGACGCGCATTCCCCACATGTTTTCCCACTACCTTAAGAAGGAATGA
- a CDS encoding PDZ domain-containing protein, producing MRLSRKLFAMAALGASLLLSNAGFAETPATSLREVVDQALSVVKPALVQIHVVESYFRDGRETKYQISGSGAVITPEGHVITNHHVAGHATRIKCIFSDKEEMEAVLVGKDPLTDLAIIKLQPTEPRTFPTVSFGDSSAVRVGDQVLAMGSPLALSQSVTLGIISNTEMIMPESMRRFGGMEMDGEDVGALVRWLGHDAAIYPGNSGGPLVNLKGEIIGINEIGMGLGGAIPANLAKLVGEELIKTGKMQRAWLGIEVQPRLKHGAQEKGVLVSGVLGGSPGALAEVKSGDVILSLNGAPVDVQFAEQLPDYNLQVAELPIGQPVALEVLRDGATVALTVTPTEREVLLPDEEELKEWGLTVRNISLGIAKELKRETTDGVLVTSVRPGGPAGASKPQIQRNDVLVSVGGEPIKNIEALRAATAKTLGESKSPVPALTGFERKTGQYLTVIEIGSNELQDPGLEVKKAWLPVEAQVITRDIAKLLGDENLKGFRVTHVYKGSTAETAGVVVGDLIFAVDEQPLTATALEHYEELPTLIRQYRSGASVTLSVGRAGAVQKIPVELVMAPKLDREMKKYRNDDFEFTVRDITFFDKAQESWKTDQAGVLVDEVKSGGWAALGQLAVGDLLLSIDGQPAGDVETVEKLLTDIVNAKPRTVVFRVLRGIHTFFIEIEPQWS from the coding sequence ATGAGACTTTCCAGAAAACTCTTCGCGATGGCCGCTTTGGGCGCGTCGCTTCTCCTGAGCAACGCCGGATTTGCCGAGACGCCCGCGACCTCCCTTCGCGAGGTGGTGGACCAGGCCCTTTCGGTGGTGAAACCCGCGCTCGTCCAGATCCATGTGGTGGAGTCCTATTTCCGCGACGGTCGCGAGACGAAATACCAGATTTCGGGCAGCGGCGCGGTGATTACGCCCGAGGGCCACGTCATCACGAACCACCACGTGGCGGGTCACGCCACGCGCATCAAATGCATCTTTTCCGACAAGGAAGAGATGGAGGCGGTGCTGGTGGGCAAGGATCCCCTGACCGATCTGGCCATTATCAAGCTCCAGCCGACCGAGCCCCGGACCTTCCCGACGGTTTCCTTCGGCGATTCCAGCGCGGTGCGCGTGGGTGATCAGGTTCTGGCCATGGGCAGCCCCCTGGCCCTGTCCCAGTCGGTGACCCTGGGCATCATCAGCAACACGGAAATGATCATGCCCGAATCCATGCGTCGCTTTGGCGGCATGGAAATGGACGGGGAAGACGTGGGCGCGCTGGTGCGCTGGCTGGGCCACGATGCGGCGATTTACCCCGGCAATTCCGGCGGTCCGCTGGTGAACCTGAAGGGCGAAATCATCGGCATCAACGAGATCGGCATGGGCCTGGGCGGTGCGATTCCGGCCAACCTGGCGAAGCTGGTGGGCGAGGAACTGATCAAGACCGGCAAAATGCAGCGGGCCTGGCTGGGCATTGAAGTGCAGCCCCGGCTGAAGCATGGTGCCCAGGAAAAGGGCGTGCTTGTCAGCGGCGTCCTCGGTGGTTCCCCCGGCGCGCTGGCCGAGGTAAAGTCGGGCGACGTTATCCTGTCGCTCAACGGCGCCCCCGTGGATGTGCAGTTCGCCGAGCAACTTCCGGACTACAACCTTCAGGTGGCGGAGCTTCCCATCGGGCAGCCGGTGGCGCTGGAGGTCCTTCGCGACGGCGCAACGGTGGCCCTGACGGTTACCCCGACCGAGCGGGAAGTACTCCTGCCGGACGAAGAAGAATTGAAAGAGTGGGGGCTCACGGTGCGCAATATCTCCCTGGGTATCGCCAAGGAATTGAAGCGCGAAACGACCGACGGCGTGCTGGTGACCTCGGTGCGCCCTGGTGGCCCGGCGGGCGCGTCCAAGCCCCAGATACAGCGCAACGACGTGCTGGTCTCCGTGGGCGGCGAACCGATCAAGAATATCGAAGCACTGCGCGCGGCCACGGCAAAGACGCTGGGCGAATCCAAGAGCCCCGTGCCCGCATTGACTGGCTTCGAGCGCAAGACCGGCCAGTACCTGACGGTGATCGAAATCGGCTCCAATGAGCTGCAAGATCCCGGCCTGGAAGTGAAGAAAGCCTGGCTCCCGGTGGAGGCCCAGGTCATCACGCGCGACATCGCGAAGCTGCTGGGCGACGAGAACCTGAAGGGTTTCCGCGTGACCCACGTCTATAAGGGTAGCACCGCCGAGACGGCGGGTGTTGTGGTGGGCGACCTCATTTTCGCTGTGGATGAACAGCCGCTTACGGCGACCGCATTGGAGCACTACGAAGAGTTGCCCACCCTGATCCGGCAGTACCGCAGCGGCGCCAGCGTCACCCTCAGCGTCGGCCGCGCCGGGGCGGTGCAGAAGATCCCGGTGGAACTGGTGATGGCGCCGAAGCTGGACCGGGAGATGAAGAAGTACCGGAACGACGATTTCGAATTCACCGTGCGCGATATCACCTTCTTCGACAAAGCGCAGGAAAGCTGGAAGACCGATCAGGCCGGTGTGCTGGTGGACGAGGTCAAGTCCGGCGGCTGGGCGGCCCTGGGCCAGCTTGCCGTGGGCGATTTGCTCCTGTCCATCGATGGGCAACCCGCGGGCGATGTGGAAACGGTGGAGAAGCTGCTCACCGATATCGTGAACGCGAAACCGCGCACCGTGGTGTTCCGGGTGCTGCGCGGTATCCATACCTTCTTCATCGAAATTGAACCCCAGTGGTCCTGA
- a CDS encoding trypsin-like peptidase domain-containing protein, which yields MSITGRFTSLAAAFCLIPALFAGADEDAAAGREILKNNMAAVVTVQMVVKVSSSFGGGNTQEQESKEEATGTIIRPDGLTVLSLSSTDPSSIFKTMSGGDANFKMDAQLSDIKLLLHDNTEIPAEVVIRDIELDLAFLRPLTKPAAPLAFVDLQANQGTVELLDRVVTLNRLGRVANRVFSASFEYIDAVVEKPRTYYIPGNDPTSTSQGSPVFRLDGKIVGVFVLRAISAEAGQGGRRNSVIPIILPAADIAEGLAQIPPQEG from the coding sequence ATGAGCATCACAGGCCGTTTCACTTCCCTTGCCGCCGCCTTTTGTCTGATACCCGCGCTGTTTGCGGGCGCGGACGAGGATGCCGCAGCCGGTCGCGAGATCTTGAAGAACAATATGGCGGCTGTGGTTACCGTGCAGATGGTGGTCAAAGTTTCCTCCTCCTTTGGCGGCGGCAATACCCAGGAACAGGAGAGCAAGGAAGAGGCGACAGGAACGATCATCCGGCCCGACGGCCTGACGGTGCTCTCTCTGTCCTCCACGGATCCGAGCAGCATTTTCAAGACCATGTCCGGTGGCGACGCCAACTTCAAGATGGATGCCCAGCTCAGCGACATCAAGCTGCTGCTGCACGACAACACCGAGATTCCGGCCGAAGTGGTCATCCGCGATATCGAGCTGGACCTGGCCTTCCTGCGCCCGCTGACGAAGCCCGCCGCGCCGCTGGCCTTTGTGGACCTCCAGGCCAACCAGGGCACGGTGGAGTTGCTGGATCGCGTGGTCACCTTGAACCGCCTCGGTCGCGTGGCGAATCGCGTGTTCTCGGCGTCCTTCGAGTATATCGACGCGGTGGTGGAAAAGCCCCGCACGTACTATATCCCCGGGAACGATCCCACGAGCACAAGCCAGGGCAGCCCGGTCTTCCGCCTCGACGGCAAGATCGTGGGCGTCTTCGTACTGCGCGCCATCAGCGCCGAAGCCGGTCAGGGCGGCCGCCGCAACAGCGTGATCCCCATCATTCTGCCGGCGGCGGATATTGCCGAGGGCCTCGCACAGATCCCCCCGCAGGAAGGGTGA
- a CDS encoding SDR family oxidoreductase, whose protein sequence is MTGLLELAGKTALITGGAKRLGACTALELARRGVHCVIHYRASEEEARATADQIEALGVKVWLVQGDLSVAGTPDAVWDQAEKVSGGIDFLINSASIFPEEALDELSETTLEPNINVNTLAPFRLARRLAATGREGVVVNFLDTMVRDYDRKHVPYHLSKKMLHHLTRMMAVEYAPRLRVNGVAPGLVLPPEGKDLAYLESLKHSNPLQTYGCGEQVAHAVIFLLVNTFVTGQVIYIDGGRNLRGNMYE, encoded by the coding sequence ATGACGGGGCTGCTCGAACTCGCGGGGAAGACCGCGCTTATAACCGGAGGCGCAAAGCGCCTGGGCGCCTGCACGGCCCTCGAACTCGCGCGCCGCGGCGTGCACTGTGTCATCCACTATCGGGCTTCCGAGGAAGAGGCGCGGGCGACTGCGGATCAAATCGAAGCGCTCGGCGTCAAAGTCTGGCTTGTGCAGGGCGATCTTTCCGTCGCGGGCACGCCCGATGCCGTGTGGGACCAGGCGGAAAAGGTCAGTGGCGGCATCGATTTCCTCATCAACAGCGCCTCGATCTTTCCCGAAGAGGCACTGGACGAGCTATCCGAAACCACCCTTGAACCGAACATCAACGTGAACACCCTGGCGCCCTTCCGCCTGGCCCGTCGCCTCGCGGCAACCGGACGGGAAGGGGTGGTGGTCAATTTCTTGGATACGATGGTCCGGGACTATGACCGGAAGCACGTACCCTATCACTTGAGTAAGAAAATGCTCCACCACCTCACGCGCATGATGGCGGTGGAATATGCCCCCCGGCTCCGTGTCAATGGCGTGGCGCCGGGCCTCGTATTGCCGCCCGAAGGTAAGGACCTCGCCTACCTGGAGTCCCTGAAGCATTCCAACCCGCTGCAGACGTACGGATGCGGTGAGCAGGTTGCCCACGCTGTAATCTTCCTTCTCGTGAATACATTCGTCACGGGGCAGGTTATCTACATTGACGGGGGACGGAATCTGCGAGGAAATATGTATGAATGA
- the folB gene encoding dihydroneopterin aldolase, producing MDKIYIRDLLCRCIVGIYPDERENKQDVIINIEMACDLSRAAASDNIEDTVNYKSVKKEIIALVENSGFLLIERMAGEIASLCLAHSGVQKVRVTVDKPGALRFARSVAVEIVRFRPTGHG from the coding sequence ATGGACAAAATCTATATTCGCGATCTGCTGTGCCGCTGCATTGTGGGGATCTACCCCGACGAGCGGGAAAACAAGCAGGACGTAATCATCAACATTGAGATGGCCTGCGACTTGAGTCGGGCCGCGGCTTCGGACAATATCGAAGATACGGTCAACTATAAGTCGGTTAAGAAAGAGATCATCGCTCTGGTGGAGAATTCCGGTTTTCTCCTGATCGAGCGCATGGCCGGCGAAATAGCGTCGCTGTGCCTGGCCCACTCGGGCGTTCAAAAGGTACGCGTTACCGTGGACAAACCGGGCGCCTTGCGCTTCGCGCGCAGTGTCGCGGTGGAAATTGTCCGCTTCCGACCGACCGGGCATGGTTGA
- the folK gene encoding 2-amino-4-hydroxy-6-hydroxymethyldihydropteridine diphosphokinase has product MVDGIAERAYVSVGANIEPERNIIAGLRLLSRRVPIVALSSFYRTAAIGRPEQSDYLNGVIALDTALEPMVLKEEVLREVEHALGRVRSEDAYAPRPLDLDILLHGNRVFHGSGMTIPDPDIAVRPFLAAGLLELNPSLVLPGDGRRLADCIEPGVIAALKREEAFTRALKESLNHES; this is encoded by the coding sequence ATGGTTGACGGTATCGCGGAGCGGGCCTATGTGTCCGTTGGAGCGAATATTGAGCCCGAGCGCAATATCATTGCCGGTCTCCGGCTGCTGTCGCGCCGCGTGCCCATCGTGGCCCTGTCCAGCTTTTACAGGACGGCGGCGATTGGTCGGCCGGAGCAGAGCGACTACCTGAATGGTGTGATCGCACTGGATACCGCCCTCGAGCCGATGGTGCTGAAAGAAGAGGTGCTCCGTGAGGTGGAGCATGCCCTGGGCCGGGTCCGATCCGAAGACGCTTATGCCCCGCGACCGCTGGATCTGGATATCCTTCTCCATGGAAACCGGGTCTTTCATGGCAGCGGAATGACAATTCCCGACCCGGATATCGCCGTGCGACCCTTCCTGGCTGCCGGCCTGCTTGAACTGAACCCTTCCCTGGTGCTTCCCGGCGATGGCCGGCGCCTCGCGGATTGTATTGAACCCGGCGTAATTGCCGCCCTCAAGAGGGAGGAGGCATTTACCCGAGCATTGAAGGAGAGCCTGAATCATGAATCATGA
- the folE gene encoding GTP cyclohydrolase I FolE: MNHERIAELVRELLIELGEDPDREGLLKTPERVARAWDFLTCGYRQDIDTIINDAVFEAESNNMIISRDIEIYSMCEHHMLPFFGRCHVGYIAEKKVLGLSKLARIVDYYGRRLQIQERLTAQIAEEIMTHTGAEGVGVVVECQHLCSMMRGVEKQSSVMTTSSVLGSFRDDAATRHEFLTLIGRKIPAL, translated from the coding sequence ATGAATCATGAACGTATAGCCGAACTCGTCCGCGAGTTGTTGATTGAACTGGGCGAGGATCCGGATCGCGAAGGGTTGCTGAAGACGCCCGAGCGCGTGGCCCGCGCCTGGGATTTTCTTACCTGCGGCTACCGGCAAGATATTGATACGATCATCAACGATGCGGTGTTCGAGGCGGAATCGAATAACATGATCATCAGCCGCGACATCGAGATCTACAGCATGTGCGAGCACCACATGCTGCCCTTCTTCGGCCGTTGCCATGTGGGCTACATCGCCGAGAAGAAAGTGCTGGGCCTGAGCAAACTCGCCCGCATCGTGGATTACTACGGCCGCCGGTTGCAGATTCAGGAACGGCTCACGGCGCAGATAGCCGAAGAGATCATGACCCATACCGGCGCCGAGGGCGTCGGTGTGGTGGTGGAGTGCCAGCACCTGTGCAGCATGATGCGCGGTGTGGAGAAACAAAGCTCCGTAATGACCACCTCTTCGGTGCTCGGAAGTTTTCGGGACGATGCCGCCACCCGGCACGAGTTCTTGACCCTGATCGGGCGGAAAATTCCGGCGCTTTGA
- a CDS encoding protein kinase, with protein sequence MEVPSGGEKYRLVREIGKGGMGVVYEAWDLRLDRRVAVKYLNPRFTADAESLARVEREARNAARVEHPNVVRVYGMTSVEGQLVIEMQYIEGAPLHTILAAGKLAPAVAADLLRQFLEALEACHGHGVIHCDLKPGNLLVTPQGQLYLTDFGISQSIRSEGDWRSAERGPLWGTPRYSPPEAWRGEKPDPRWDLYSAGAVIHEVLSGKSFQDTCTPGMTTKSLPESTSPSLAELAPDLSPGLSDLIADLTARDPQERPGSARAALDRLIEIPELKQRESGKDTFAKLFLRLDAAEETTKVVSQSQVMVHPFWRRLRVALVLLMVGGVLGVGFYTRNGRSPREEEANPRPATSSTAPGAARVAPVTTAGAKTINSRLVSTSAGVCFAYDDGVHGNELWFCGFGNLHMTLLKDIVPGPGSSNPRNFLSRESANFLFAASTPETGEELWSALLEYDGSARDIRQVMDILPGPMGSEPLPQVSLQSTVLFEAKTLAFGHELWCTNTRPGQTAITADLAEGPSNSVPMQSRLATDDSGAYMIAYNLDGMRLWRYDIASNTVREIAPVDLDSNIAAVDGHRAIISNRDAEHGMELWYYEPGKAGFHLLGDLWPGAESSGPGYFYSWKKGVIFRAKTQAHGTELWCTDGTEEGTRELSDINPGEADGEPYGYVAAGEYLFFRAHDSEHGHELWMTDGTPEGTRLAADIWKGPESSDPYNIVAHGRNLYFSARDGVHGEELWMLSIDDPANTVHLLGDLWPGPTGSEPISLNWSTGRFGIFVAKTGPEVSQLIQIEPLDAEGQKVQLTPVPLP encoded by the coding sequence ATGGAAGTGCCCTCGGGGGGGGAGAAGTACCGCCTTGTTCGAGAAATCGGGAAAGGCGGCATGGGCGTAGTGTACGAGGCTTGGGATCTGCGTCTTGATCGCCGTGTGGCGGTCAAGTATCTGAATCCCAGGTTCACGGCCGACGCGGAGAGTCTTGCCCGCGTGGAGCGGGAAGCGCGGAACGCCGCCCGCGTGGAGCACCCGAATGTGGTCCGGGTGTACGGTATGACTTCCGTCGAGGGCCAGCTTGTTATTGAGATGCAGTACATCGAGGGGGCGCCACTCCATACAATTCTTGCGGCGGGCAAGCTTGCGCCCGCAGTGGCGGCGGATCTGCTGCGCCAGTTTCTGGAAGCGCTGGAAGCCTGCCACGGTCACGGCGTCATTCATTGCGATCTGAAACCCGGCAACTTGCTTGTGACGCCCCAGGGGCAACTTTACCTGACCGATTTCGGCATCTCCCAATCGATTCGATCGGAAGGGGACTGGAGAAGTGCCGAGCGCGGGCCGCTGTGGGGCACACCGCGCTACAGCCCGCCGGAAGCCTGGCGCGGGGAGAAGCCCGATCCTCGATGGGATCTTTATTCGGCCGGCGCGGTGATCCATGAAGTTCTTTCCGGCAAATCTTTTCAGGATACGTGTACGCCGGGCATGACCACCAAGTCCCTTCCGGAGAGTACGTCGCCTTCCCTCGCCGAATTGGCTCCGGATCTTTCGCCGGGGCTCTCAGACCTCATTGCCGACCTGACCGCGCGTGATCCGCAGGAGCGACCCGGAAGTGCCCGGGCGGCGCTGGACCGACTGATCGAGATACCGGAACTGAAGCAGCGCGAGAGCGGCAAGGATACCTTCGCAAAGTTGTTCCTGCGGCTGGATGCCGCGGAGGAAACGACCAAGGTGGTGAGCCAGTCGCAGGTGATGGTTCATCCATTTTGGCGGCGTCTGCGGGTGGCTTTGGTGCTTCTGATGGTTGGCGGTGTACTGGGGGTGGGCTTCTACACGCGCAACGGACGAAGCCCACGCGAGGAGGAAGCGAACCCACGACCGGCGACGAGCTCCACAGCACCGGGAGCGGCGCGGGTGGCCCCGGTCACAACGGCGGGAGCCAAGACGATCAACTCACGTCTGGTGAGCACCAGCGCGGGGGTATGCTTCGCCTATGATGACGGGGTTCACGGGAACGAGCTCTGGTTCTGTGGATTTGGCAACCTTCACATGACCCTGCTGAAGGACATCGTTCCCGGGCCGGGATCCAGTAATCCACGCAACTTCTTGAGTCGCGAGTCGGCCAACTTTCTCTTTGCGGCGAGCACGCCCGAGACCGGCGAAGAATTGTGGTCCGCTCTCCTGGAGTATGACGGTAGCGCCCGTGATATCCGTCAGGTGATGGATATACTTCCGGGCCCCATGGGCAGCGAGCCCCTTCCTCAGGTTTCTCTACAGTCGACAGTGCTCTTCGAGGCCAAGACACTCGCCTTCGGTCACGAACTCTGGTGTACCAACACGAGGCCGGGCCAGACCGCGATTACGGCGGATCTGGCGGAAGGTCCCAGCAACTCGGTTCCGATGCAATCGCGGCTTGCCACGGACGACAGCGGCGCTTATATGATCGCTTACAATCTTGATGGGATGCGACTGTGGCGGTATGACATTGCGAGCAACACGGTGCGCGAGATCGCGCCGGTAGATTTGGATTCAAATATAGCGGCCGTGGATGGGCACCGCGCCATCATTTCGAACCGGGACGCCGAGCACGGCATGGAGCTATGGTACTACGAGCCCGGAAAAGCCGGGTTCCACTTGCTTGGAGACCTCTGGCCCGGTGCGGAGTCGTCGGGTCCAGGCTACTTTTACAGTTGGAAGAAAGGGGTCATTTTCCGGGCGAAGACGCAAGCGCACGGTACGGAGCTCTGGTGCACGGACGGCACGGAGGAAGGTACTCGGGAGCTCTCGGACATCAATCCGGGGGAGGCCGATGGCGAGCCCTACGGTTATGTCGCTGCTGGGGAGTATCTATTCTTCCGCGCCCACGACAGCGAGCACGGTCACGAACTCTGGATGACGGATGGGACACCCGAGGGGACGCGTCTCGCTGCGGATATCTGGAAGGGGCCCGAGTCATCGGACCCATACAATATCGTTGCACATGGGAGAAATCTCTACTTCAGTGCGCGCGACGGTGTGCACGGCGAGGAACTGTGGATGCTCAGCATCGATGACCCAGCCAATACGGTGCATCTCCTTGGAGACCTCTGGCCCGGTCCGACCGGGTCTGAACCAATCAGTCTGAACTGGTCCACCGGTCGATTTGGAATCTTCGTGGCGAAAACCGGCCCGGAAGTGTCCCAGCTTATCCAGATCGAGCCGTTGGACGCCGAGGGACAAAAGGTGCAACTCACGCCTGTGCCGCTGCCCTAG